The Deltaproteobacteria bacterium sequence CCGCGGTACGTTTGTCAACGAAGTGGGAGAAATTCTGTAGTCCGAGAGAAGGGCCCCACAATTCGGCCCTGAGGTGATTTACCAGTTTTTGAGTGCCAAGTCTTCTGGCTTTGGAGGATTGCCATTTTGGAGGTGGGAGGGTACGTGTTCCATGGGCCGGGTCTTTGAACGTTTGTTGTGCGGCGATGAGCAGCATGGCGTAGGCGGCAACAATGAAGGCGGGTACGTTCATGACGGAGGCTTGGGTGCGAACCTGGGCTTGTCCGACGCCCAGGAGGGTCTTTTCGTCTCTGAAGTTGACTTCGATATCCCAGCGCCAGAGATAAAACTGGATGATCTCTTGAAGGGGCATGTGAGGGTTGGAGCAAATCAGGTAAGCGGGTTGCCGGTATAGGAGGCGCGTATTTTTGGTGAGTCGATACCGGAGAGGGGCGATGACGATGAGTGTGAGATCCAAGTGGCCACCGGCCTTTCGCCAGCGAAGGGGGCCGATGGTTTTGACTTTGAAGTCGTGAGGCCTTCCGGCTGCCCAGGCGGTGATTTTCTGATAGGGGATGAGGGGATCCGATCGGAGCTGTTCGGGAGTTGGGGACGATTCACCATAGATACGTTTTCTTCCTCGATGTGTCGGATGTTCGGGCAGATAGGAGAGCTTGGCGTCTTTTCGAATGCGGCCGATCAAGGTGGTTTGGGGAGGCAGGTTTTTTAAAACGGATTGATTGGTGTAGGAGCCGTCGACGGCGACCACGAGAGTTCGGTTTTGGGTCTTGGGATTTTGGTCCAATTTGTTTCTCAAGTCGTTAATGCATTGAACGCCCATGAGGCTGAGATTCATCTGTTTTTTCTGTTTTTTATAGAGATCCCATGCTGCTGCGGGCGCCTTTTTGGAGGGTTTGGCAGGGGTTGGGGCATGGCGGAAATCGATGGGCACCATGTCGGCGGGCTGGGTCCGGGTTTTGGTGTAAGAAGCGGCGGAAACCTGAACAAAGCGCTGTGCCCAAATAAAATTGGGGCGAAAGGAGGGACCTAACGGGTCCCGCCGGTAGGCCGCGCCATGGGTTTTCTTGCCGGATTTGGGCAACAGGGTATCATCCAGGGCGACGACGATGGGAGCGGTTTCAGGAATCGTTTCCAAGAGAGCCTGCCGGACCGCGCTAAAGAGGATGGTAAGGTCCATCCGGTTCCGGTTAAAGAGCCGATAATCGGCGGACCAATCCTGAAATTGCCTTCCACTGGTGGCGAGGAGTCCGGTAATAGTCCGTCGACCGAAGCAGGTCAAAGCGCTGAGGGCTAGGGATTTGCCTCGCCGGAAGGTTCTTTCCTGAGTGAAGGCGGGCCGTGCTTCTTGCCAGAGGGATTCGAATCGCTCAAAGAGTCCGACTGGAGTTTTTTTTTGACAGCGGATGGCGGTGTCTGAATTCTGCGAAGCACCAGTTGGCCTTTGTCCTCAATGATCCATTCTACGCTTTCGCTGGGGACAAATTCCATGGCTCTGGCGACGGCGGCGGGGAAACTGACGAACCATTGCTCGCTTTTGGTTCGTTTGATGAGTTGAACCTTGGCGGGATAGCCCATAATTCACCTCCCTTGGTAACTAGTTTGATAACTAGTTACCAAGGGACGAATAAAAAGTCAAGAGGATTCCCTTGATTTTCCAACCAATACGGGAAATTTCACATGAAATTCGACTAGTCAAGGGCCAAACTACAGCGTCACGCCGTTGGCGTGACCGCAGATCTCGTTTTTCAGCCGCCTGTAAATCAGAACTGTACGTGGGAACACAAGGCCGCGCAAATCTGGGGAAGGGTGTTATGGCCGTCGGGGAGCCCTTGAATGGCGCGCGGTGTGAACAGGTTTCGGACCTTCAGGTGCCACTTGGAAAAATCGAACGGACCTGCGTTGTTTCCCAGATCCACGCATTTGAACACCTGCTCTTTGCCCTTACGATATACGGAGAAGTGCTGATCCACTAACGGGAGGAGCGTAAACCGGCACGGTGAAATCTGGGCTTTCCAGTTGACGAAAATGTGTTCCAGAGGATTGAACAGGCAGTGGCTCTCGTTTTCGTGGAGCGCCAGGTCAACGTTTTCCTCTCGTGCAACTCCGGCCAGTTCCTCGTCGATTCGGACCAGTTCTTCTTCGGGAACACGGCCGATGAGCACGCCTTCTTCATCGATGCTTCGGACGTGGAAGCCGGGCTGTGTCAGCTGCACTTCCACGGGTTTGAACTGGGCGGCCAACTCGATGTATTCCTGCAGCCGTGTGATGGTGAACCGATTTTTGGTAAACTGGAGCCGGAGGAGGGGGCCTTCGCTTGCGTGGGTGGACTTCCAATGACGTACGGCCGCAATATGGAACAGGATCTGATTGAACCTCCTGCCGGGATGCTGGTTTTCGTAAACGCGTGCGTCGCCGCATCCCATCCGGTACTCGAGAAGATGAATGTAAGGGAGGAGCCCATCCGGGAACAGCGACACGCCGTTGGTTGAAACCACGACCCGGGCTCCGGTCGCGTGCGCGGCTTTGACCATGTCTTTGAATTTGGGATGCAGGAGAGGTTCGCCCCATCCGCGAAAATAGATGGTCTGGAAGCGCTTGGCGTGCTGCAGTACGTGATCGAAGCGCTTCCAGGTCATATCGGCTTCGATCCAGGTATCCTCGAAAGCGACGCGCACGCAGGGGGGGCAGCGCAGATTACACCGGGTGGTAATCTCCAGCTCGAGAACGTTACCCCTCCTTACTTCGGCGT is a genomic window containing:
- a CDS encoding transposase, which encodes MRCQKKTPVGLFERFESLWQEARPAFTQERTFRRGKSLALSALTCFGRRTITGLLATSGRQFQDWSADYRLFNRNRMDLTILFSAVRQALLETIPETAPIVVALDDTLLPKSGKKTHGAAYRRDPLGPSFRPNFIWAQRFVQVSAASYTKTRTQPADMVPIDFRHAPTPAKPSKKAPAAAWDLYKKQKKQMNLSLMGVQCINDLRNKLDQNPKTQNRTLVVAVDGSYTNQSVLKNLPPQTTLIGRIRKDAKLSYLPEHPTHRGRKRIYGESSPTPEQLRSDPLIPYQKITAWAAGRPHDFKVKTIGPLRWRKAGGHLDLTLIVIAPLRYRLTKNTRLLYRQPAYLICSNPHMPLQEIIQFYLWRWDIEVNFRDEKTLLGVGQAQVRTQASVMNVPAFIVAAYAMLLIAAQQTFKDPAHGTRTLPPPKWQSSKARRLGTQKLVNHLRAELWGPSLGLQNFSHFVDKRTADRTHKNTRPNLESAVLYAIN